TCTATTATTATTTTCTTAAGTGAAACTTTCATAATACATCCCCTTATCGCATGTCAACTTTTCCTTTGTGTAGCAAAACTTTAAGAGCAAATTTAGGAAGTGCCATCATCCTTTTATATCTCCAAGGCTCTTTAATTAACCTGTATAGCCACTCTAAGCCTAATTTTCTATAAATGTAAGGTGCTCTCTTAACTTTTCCAGCTATTACATCAAAACTTCCTCCTACCCCCATTGCTATTTTTACTTTTAATTTGTCTCTGTTTTTATATATCCATTTCTCTTGTTTAGGAGCACCTAAAGCCACAAAAAGAACTTCTGCACCCTTATTATTTATCTCTTCTATGATTTTATTTTCTTCCTCTTGAGTAAAATAGCCATGATGAGTTCCCACTATTTTAGCACTCGGATATAGCTTTTCCAAATTAACACGAGCTTGTTCTGCAATTTGAGGAGCAGCCCCCAATAGATAAATCTTTATATTTTTAGAAGATATATCTTTTATAAATTCCATCATGAGGTCAAAACCTGCTACTCTTTCAGGCATCGGCTTTTTAAAAACTTTTGAAGCAAAAACAATGCCGTTTCCATCTGGAACATTTAAGTCAGTATTATTTAATATTTCCATATATTCTTTATCCTTTTGCGCCATCATTACAATTTCCGCATTAGGTGTTGCAACAATGTGCAGTCTGTCTTCTTGTAAAAAATTGTTTAAAATCTCTACTGCTTGTCTCATCGTCACCCGATCTATTGGCACTCCAAATATATCTAATCTTTCCATCTTCACACCTCAAATTTATTATGTTCAAATAATATATCAAAATTCTTTTTTGCTTTTTCTTTTAACTCATCTAAATGCTTAGACATATCATTTATATACTCTTCTTTTCGCTGTAAAATTGAACTTACTTTATTTAAAATGTCGTCGGCAGTAAAAGAATTAATGTCTCCTGCGCTGCTTTCACCAATGGATTTTAGAAAACCCTCCACCTTAGGGTCATAAGATATACCAACAAATGGAACTAAGGATATAAACGCAAAAATCAAAGAATGCAGTCTTACACCTATTAATAAGCTGCTGCTTCTAATAATACTCAATATCTCTTCTATTTCGTATTTTCCAGTTAAAATTTCATAAGGCATTTTCATATAAGTAGCAACCCTATCGCTCTCTTCTATATCCTCATGATAAAAAGGAAGAAAAACAATCTTATATCCATAATCCTGCGCAATAAAATCTGCAGCCCTTGCCAACTCAACCCTTGATAATTCAGAATTTCCCCATTCTCTCGTGCAAATCAGAACATATTCTGCAGAATTTAAATCAATCCCTTCTTTTTCGAGGATTTTGCCAAAAATTTCTCTATTATTACCACCAGAAAAATTTAATACAAGGTCTGCCGCTACTACCACATCTTTTTTTACATTTAGCTGTTTCAAATACTCTTTGGATAATTCGTCTCTTACAGCTATTCCGTCAACTTTATTTAAAATTCTTGCAGTAAGCCATCTGTTAAACTTTTTATCAACTGGACCAATACCTTGTCCCATAACATACACTTTTTTCCTAAGGAATTTCCCCATAAGCATTATTCCGAGATAATACCACAAACTCTTACTACTGGTCTTATCTTGTATAAGACTCCCACCGCCACTTAACAGTACATCTGACTGTTTTAGCGCTTTGTATATTTCTTTGAAAGAGTTCCTATTTACTGCTTTTACGTTGTACTTTTTAGAAGTTTCATCAGGTTTATTAGAAAGAACTGTTATATCTGTTATACCTCTTTCTTTTAAACCTTCTACCAGACATTTTAGAACAGCTTCATCCCCAATATTATCAAATCCGTAATAGCCGGATATGACTGTTTTCATATCAATACTCCCTTTTTATATTTTTTAAGATCTTGTCCACTATAAATACAGCAATCATGCCAATTAAAGCCCCCAATACCCATGCAATTACCGTGCGCTCTATCGCAATCGTAAGCACGCTTTCGATATGGCTAAAAGTATTGACAATCGACAATATACCTATCGAAGCAAATATCCCCATAATAAATGTCCACGCTTTTGAGCGTTTAAAAGCAGCATAAATTCCCAATATAATCGCAGGGTCACCTATTAAAAATTCCTTCGTCCGAGGTCTTGCTACAAGAGTGTGTTCAAGGAAATCTCTAAATTTAAGCTCTAACTCTGTCGGCTTAACAATAGGTTCATTGCCCGTCCTTGAAATGTATATAATTCCGATAATCCCTGCTATAGCAATAGCTACTAAATGCCATACTTTTATATCTATATTTAAAAATTCCTTTATTCTCTCCATAAAAGTCTTCCAGTGATTAGCATTGTATATCTTTATAATATAATACAAAACATAAAACACTAAAGGTAGTACAAAAGAAACTTTTACACCCCTAAAATAGTCAATTTTTAACATATATTTACTGTCAGCCATTATAGCCGCTATACTAAGAGCCCCTATAAAAGAAATCAATAGTGAATTAATAAATATTTTTAGTGAGGTATATGTGAAGCTGATATTTTGCTTTTTCTCCAATATTTCTTTCGTTTTGTCTATAAAATATCCTATCCCAAGAGAAGGAAAAATTATAGAAGAAGCTAATGCTACTACTTTGACACCTAAATCGTTAAATCTGCTTACTAACACTAAAGAAGTCAGTATAGCACCCAACAATCCTAATAAAATTAACACATATTCTCCAATTCCTAACATCTGTAAAAGCAACAAGCCACCAGCGATAACTCCCAAACTTATAAGTATTTCTGTAAGTTTTGACTGGTGAAGTTGTTGAAGAGATTTTGCAATGCCAGCTTTTAATCCAGCTTTTTTTATGTATTTTGTCATATCTTCAATCATAGATTGATTTTGTTGTATGTTGTAAGCTGCACTTTTGGAATTATCTATTTTTGCTCTCATATAAATAATTCTCACATTTCGCTCTATTATTCCTCTGTACCATCTATTTACTATTTCAGAAGTATCGTATTTTTGAGTTTCTGCTTCTGAAACTCCAAAGACTTTTATCCCCCTATAATCATCGAACTTAGCAAATTTATTCATTCCATCTTGAAGTTTTTTCCCCATAGGCACATCTATAATTCCTACGTTTATGCCATTTTTCTTAAATAAAGAAGCAGCATAAGATATTTTTTCCGGATTTCCTAAGACATCAGTACCATTAAAAATTACAGTTTTTACATCAAATTTCTTCAATATATCAACATAGTCTTTTATATCTTTATCCTTTATCCCAGTAAAATTCTCAATTCGCGGTATCACATCAAAGCCTAAAGACTTTACCAGTTCTAAATCGCTTTCATCAAATCCCAACCCCTTTGTTATAAAAGCATCTTTGGGTTTATTGATAACAAAGGCATAGCTACCTCTCTTTTCAAGCACTTTTAATTCGTCTTCAGGTACTCTTCTTGTTAAAGCCTCTTTAAGAAAATTGAATATCTTTACATCTTTTGTTGTAACAACTATGTAGTTTCCATACTGCTCCCTTTCCTTATCTGTAAGACTCTTTAAGTAGTCTTCCAATGCTACATTCCCTAAGTTTGAAGACAACAAATAAAGATTCCCTACGTCTTTTAAAAGGCTCAAAGAAATTTTACCAGACTGTTGAAGGCTTTCAAGAGTAACCTCATTTACAGCAACACCTATAAGACCAGCTGATTTCATGTCAGAAAGTACAGAAACCAAATCTTTGCCTGTTGCAGAAGCAAGGTATTTGAAGCTTTTTAAATCTCCTACAATTTCTACTGTATCATAGTTGTTTTCTACTCTTATTCTGTTTATGTCTACGAAAATAGATACTACTAAAGAAATAGCAATAAATATTACAAGTATTTTTCTTAGCTTCAAATTAATCTCTCCTTTGTATTCGCTTTTGTAACACATCGACATTTAAGGTGGGTAACTACTCATATTATATCACAAAAATTTCTTTAGAGCATAAAAAAACAGCGCAAAGCGCTGTTAATTTTTTGTATATTTCCCCATCACAACTATGTATGTGTGTTTTGTCGCTTTTATGCCTCTGCCATCAGAGCGTGGAAAAAGCAAAAGGTGATTAGCAGGTATAAGGTCATTATCTTTCAAATTTGTACCTGCAGTAAGGTCCGCTACTCCATCAGTTTTTGTAACAATTACTGCTGAATTTGCAATTCTAACTATCGCTTGGGTACCGCCCTCCATTGTCAAAACCTCTCCTGCATTTAGTTCAACTACTTCATAGCTTGCCCCTGTCTTTGCCTCTTTTAGCTTATCATCAACATAAGCTTTTACCTGATTATATTGCGAATCAACATAGCTTTTGCTGACAAGGGGGTCTTGCTGACTTCCTGGTTCAGGATTTTGATCAGCATAACCAACACTCAAAGCCACTAAAATCACAACAAAAACCAGTATAAGCGCATAAGCTTTTTTCATTTGTTCTTCCTCCTATAATTCCCCTCTTCCACCTCTATTTTATAAAAAAATAAATGATATTTCAACAAAAAATAAGAACTTATCTTAAAATAAGTCCTTAAAAATCAATCAACCCTAAACTTATTTGCAAAGCTTCATTGACTTTCTCCATCATTTCCTGGTCAAAATGGCCAATTTTTTCTCTTAAACGTTTTTTGTCAATAGTTCTGATTTGTTCTAACAATACTACAGAATCTTTGTTAAGTCCATATTCTGCCCCATTTATTTCAACATGAGTGGGCAATTTGGCTTTGTTGATCTGAGATGTAATTGCCGCTACTATTACTGTTGGACTATATTTATTACCAATATCATTTTGAATTATAAGTACAGGCCGAATTCCACCCTGTTCAGAGCCTATTACAGGGCTTAAATCGGCATAAAAGATATCTCCTCTCTTTATCACCATAGTCAATCACACTTTTTCAATTTCATTTCATATCCTGTAAAACATTCGTTTTCTGCGGTTAGGCCCATTTCCGCAAGTTCACTGTTGATTGCTGCCATCTCGAGATATCCTTTTTTCATGCTCTCGCGTATTTGAACTTTTTTCCTCTCGCGTATATATAATTTCATCGCTTCTCTTATAAATTCACTGCGATTTCTGTTTTCCATAGCGGCAAGAACGTCGACCTCTTCTAATAAACTCTGAGGTAAGCTCACAAGTATTCGCTTTGTTTCGCCCACTTTTAGGACCTCCTTACGCACTTATATAATTTATTATATATTACTATATATAATGATGTCAATCATTTGTAAATTTTATACTATAAAAGTCAAATTTTTAATTAATTTTTTACTTCAACTACCTCTCCTTTGTA
The sequence above is a segment of the Thermoanaerobacter ethanolicus JW 200 genome. Coding sequences within it:
- a CDS encoding DUF5693 family protein, whose protein sequence is MKLRKILVIFIAISLVVSIFVDINRIRVENNYDTVEIVGDLKSFKYLASATGKDLVSVLSDMKSAGLIGVAVNEVTLESLQQSGKISLSLLKDVGNLYLLSSNLGNVALEDYLKSLTDKEREQYGNYIVVTTKDVKIFNFLKEALTRRVPEDELKVLEKRGSYAFVINKPKDAFITKGLGFDESDLELVKSLGFDVIPRIENFTGIKDKDIKDYVDILKKFDVKTVIFNGTDVLGNPEKISYAASLFKKNGINVGIIDVPMGKKLQDGMNKFAKFDDYRGIKVFGVSEAETQKYDTSEIVNRWYRGIIERNVRIIYMRAKIDNSKSAAYNIQQNQSMIEDMTKYIKKAGLKAGIAKSLQQLHQSKLTEILISLGVIAGGLLLLQMLGIGEYVLILLGLLGAILTSLVLVSRFNDLGVKVVALASSIIFPSLGIGYFIDKTKEILEKKQNISFTYTSLKIFINSLLISFIGALSIAAIMADSKYMLKIDYFRGVKVSFVLPLVFYVLYYIIKIYNANHWKTFMERIKEFLNIDIKVWHLVAIAIAGIIGIIYISRTGNEPIVKPTELELKFRDFLEHTLVARPRTKEFLIGDPAIILGIYAAFKRSKAWTFIMGIFASIGILSIVNTFSHIESVLTIAIERTVIAWVLGALIGMIAVFIVDKILKNIKREY
- a CDS encoding CopG family ribbon-helix-helix protein, producing MGETKRILVSLPQSLLEEVDVLAAMENRNRSEFIREAMKLYIRERKKVQIRESMKKGYLEMAAINSELAEMGLTAENECFTGYEMKLKKCD
- a CDS encoding type II toxin-antitoxin system PemK/MazF family toxin: MVIKRGDIFYADLSPVIGSEQGGIRPVLIIQNDIGNKYSPTVIVAAITSQINKAKLPTHVEINGAEYGLNKDSVVLLEQIRTIDKKRLREKIGHFDQEMMEKVNEALQISLGLIDF
- a CDS encoding WecB/TagA/CpsF family glycosyltransferase yields the protein MERLDIFGVPIDRVTMRQAVEILNNFLQEDRLHIVATPNAEIVMMAQKDKEYMEILNNTDLNVPDGNGIVFASKVFKKPMPERVAGFDLMMEFIKDISSKNIKIYLLGAAPQIAEQARVNLEKLYPSAKIVGTHHGYFTQEEENKIIEEINNKGAEVLFVALGAPKQEKWIYKNRDKLKVKIAMGVGGSFDVIAGKVKRAPYIYRKLGLEWLYRLIKEPWRYKRMMALPKFALKVLLHKGKVDMR
- the csaB gene encoding polysaccharide pyruvyl transferase CsaB gives rise to the protein MKTVISGYYGFDNIGDEAVLKCLVEGLKERGITDITVLSNKPDETSKKYNVKAVNRNSFKEIYKALKQSDVLLSGGGSLIQDKTSSKSLWYYLGIMLMGKFLRKKVYVMGQGIGPVDKKFNRWLTARILNKVDGIAVRDELSKEYLKQLNVKKDVVVAADLVLNFSGGNNREIFGKILEKEGIDLNSAEYVLICTREWGNSELSRVELARAADFIAQDYGYKIVFLPFYHEDIEESDRVATYMKMPYEILTGKYEIEEILSIIRSSSLLIGVRLHSLIFAFISLVPFVGISYDPKVEGFLKSIGESSAGDINSFTADDILNKVSSILQRKEEYINDMSKHLDELKEKAKKNFDILFEHNKFEV